In bacterium 336/3, the following proteins share a genomic window:
- a CDS encoding TonB-dependent receptor: protein MRVFTFLTIFFLFTSLSYGQIIQVKDFVTGKSIEGVSISSPTSSVHLFTDNQGRVNISALKDVEKIYFMFDNYQTSIFSYQQLKDLNFQVFLKPANPYIEEVVVSATRWQQGSAETPSQIVKISQKHIALQNPQTAADLLGISDKVFIQKSQLGGGSPMIRGFATNRLLYSVDGVRMNTAIFRAGNLQNVISLDPFAIENTEVLLGTGSVIYGSDAIGGIMNFTTLTPQFAVSQPLIKANSLVRYSSANQEKTTHFDVQAGWKKWAFATSVSRFDFGDLRMGSYGPKEYLRNFYVKQINGRDSVFVNDNPLIQRPTGYTQTNLTQKIRFKASKNWLLEYGYHYSQTSEYARYDRLIELSNGLPRVAIWNYGPQKWRMHLLNVLHEKQTLLYDQVQLRLAYQYFEESRIDRNFSGSQRFRLRTQQEQVYAVSTNLDFRKKMNQHQFFYGLEYVQNNVFSNASALDIRNQQPIGVPNRYPRSFWASYAGYVNYQYNFSDRFLGQAGIRYNALSLDSDFSQQLNFYDFNFTKVKTKNASTTFSLGTVFQPYASWKIGTNLATGFRAPNVDDMGKLFDFGVGEVIVPNTQLKPEYAYNADINISKNMNDKLIINVAGFYTYLDKAMVRRSSQVNGQDSILYNGTLSKVYSIQNAASASVYGVNLDILIKFLPSWSVYSSYNYQKGLEEMDNGSVSPLRHASPAFGVTRLSFEQKRLTLQAYAMYNAQIEAKSLNDEEKLKTAIYAIDSNGKPYSPSWYTLNLKAMYKFDNFNLNIGLENITDQRYRPYSSGIVAAGRNFIISFSSHF, encoded by the coding sequence ATGAGAGTTTTTACTTTTTTAACAATCTTTTTTTTGTTTACTTCTTTGAGCTATGGACAAATAATCCAAGTTAAAGACTTTGTTACAGGCAAGAGCATAGAAGGCGTTAGCATTTCATCCCCTACTTCAAGTGTTCATCTTTTTACAGATAATCAAGGTAGAGTAAATATTTCTGCTTTAAAAGATGTTGAAAAAATTTACTTTATGTTTGATAATTATCAAACTTCCATTTTTAGTTATCAGCAATTAAAGGATTTGAATTTTCAGGTCTTTTTAAAGCCTGCTAACCCATACATAGAAGAAGTTGTTGTTTCAGCAACTCGATGGCAACAAGGCTCTGCTGAAACCCCTTCACAAATTGTTAAAATTTCTCAAAAACACATTGCTCTACAAAATCCACAAACAGCAGCAGACCTTTTGGGTATTTCAGATAAAGTATTCATTCAGAAAAGTCAGTTGGGTGGTGGAAGCCCCATGATTCGAGGTTTCGCAACCAATCGTCTTTTATATTCAGTAGATGGAGTTCGTATGAATACTGCTATTTTTAGAGCTGGCAACCTCCAAAATGTAATTTCTTTAGACCCTTTTGCTATTGAAAATACAGAAGTTTTGCTGGGTACGGGTTCAGTAATTTATGGCAGTGATGCGATTGGAGGTATAATGAACTTTACAACTCTTACACCTCAATTTGCAGTTTCACAGCCTTTAATAAAAGCAAACTCCCTTGTTCGTTATTCTTCTGCCAATCAAGAAAAGACAACTCATTTTGATGTGCAGGCAGGCTGGAAGAAATGGGCTTTTGCCACAAGTGTAAGTCGTTTTGATTTTGGAGATTTGAGAATGGGTTCTTATGGACCAAAAGAATATCTGAGAAATTTCTATGTAAAACAGATAAATGGAAGAGACAGTGTTTTTGTCAATGACAACCCTCTTATACAAAGACCCACAGGCTATACACAAACTAATTTAACTCAAAAAATACGTTTCAAAGCTTCTAAAAACTGGTTATTGGAGTATGGTTATCATTATTCACAAACATCTGAATATGCTCGCTATGACCGTCTAATAGAATTAAGTAACGGATTGCCTCGTGTGGCTATATGGAATTACGGTCCTCAAAAATGGAGAATGCACTTACTGAATGTGTTACATGAAAAACAAACACTCCTCTACGATCAAGTACAACTCCGTTTGGCATATCAGTATTTTGAAGAAAGTAGAATTGACAGGAATTTCTCTGGTTCACAGCGTTTTAGACTTCGTACCCAACAAGAACAGGTTTATGCTGTTTCCACAAATCTTGATTTTCGTAAAAAAATGAATCAGCATCAATTTTTTTATGGTTTGGAGTATGTTCAAAATAATGTTTTTTCAAATGCATCAGCTTTAGACATTCGCAACCAACAACCCATTGGTGTACCCAATAGATACCCTCGTTCTTTTTGGGCAAGTTATGCAGGCTATGTTAATTATCAATATAATTTTTCAGACAGGTTTTTGGGACAGGCAGGCATTAGATATAATGCTTTAAGTTTGGATTCTGATTTTAGCCAACAACTCAATTTTTACGATTTCAATTTTACAAAAGTAAAAACAAAGAATGCTTCTACTACTTTTAGCTTAGGTACAGTTTTTCAACCTTATGCTTCTTGGAAGATTGGAACAAATTTAGCGACTGGATTCAGAGCTCCTAATGTGGATGATATGGGTAAATTATTTGATTTTGGAGTAGGTGAAGTGATTGTTCCTAATACACAACTCAAGCCAGAGTATGCCTACAATGCAGATATTAATATTTCTAAAAATATGAATGATAAGTTAATTATCAATGTAGCTGGATTTTACACTTATTTGGATAAGGCTATGGTTCGTCGCTCATCGCAAGTAAATGGGCAAGACAGTATTTTATATAATGGAACTCTGAGCAAGGTATACTCTATTCAAAATGCTGCTTCTGCCAGTGTCTATGGAGTGAATCTTGATATTTTAATTAAATTTTTGCCTTCTTGGAGTGTTTATAGCAGTTATAATTATCAAAAAGGGCTTGAAGAAATGGATAATGGGTCTGTTAGCCCTTTAAGGCATGCTTCTCCAGCATTTGGTGTTACAAGACTTTCTTTTGAACAAAAAAGATTGACATTACAAGCATACGCAATGTATAATGCACAAATAGAGGCTAAAAGTTTAAATGACGAAGAAAAATTAAAAACGGCTATTTATGCCATAGATAGCAATGGTAAGCCTTATTCACCAAGTTGGTACACGCTTAATCTGAAAGCTATGTATAAATTTGACAATTTCAATTTGAATATTGGTTTAGAAAATATCACAGATCAACGCTACCGCCCTTATAGTTCGGGTATTGTTGCAGCAGGCAGGAATTTCATCATTTCATTTAGTTCTCATTTTTAA
- a CDS encoding regulator, translating into MISFKTVLIDDEKLALSRLKRLLTDFSDVIEVIGEASNGEEGRLLIEKESPDLIFLDIEMPILNGFEMLQKLTKMPLVIFATAYDQYAIKAFEENSIDYLLKPIEKERLELTIRKLEKIIQNQSRSMPQETENLWKLLQQMKPQKEINSISVKIGDKIILLRLEDITYFEAEDKYTFVYTQEGKKHILDYTITYLEQKLPDSFMRVSRSAIVNKNQILELQKHFSGKYVLTLSDKIKTKIETGLKFGDNIKNILQI; encoded by the coding sequence ATGATATCTTTCAAAACAGTTTTAATAGATGACGAAAAATTAGCTTTAAGCCGTTTAAAACGTTTACTTACAGATTTTTCAGATGTGATAGAAGTCATAGGAGAAGCTTCCAACGGAGAAGAAGGACGTTTGCTCATTGAAAAAGAATCTCCTGATTTAATTTTTTTAGATATAGAAATGCCTATTTTAAATGGTTTTGAAATGCTTCAAAAACTCACAAAAATGCCTTTGGTTATTTTTGCAACAGCTTACGACCAATACGCTATCAAAGCTTTTGAAGAAAATTCTATTGATTACTTACTCAAACCTATTGAAAAAGAAAGGCTTGAGTTGACGATTAGAAAATTAGAAAAAATCATTCAGAATCAATCTCGTAGTATGCCCCAAGAAACAGAAAACTTGTGGAAACTCTTACAACAGATGAAGCCACAAAAAGAAATTAATAGTATCTCTGTAAAAATAGGAGATAAAATTATTTTATTACGTTTGGAAGACATTACTTACTTTGAAGCTGAAGACAAATATACCTTTGTCTATACACAAGAAGGTAAAAAGCATATTTTAGATTATACAATCACCTATTTAGAACAAAAACTTCCTGATAGCTTTATGAGGGTAAGTCGTTCTGCCATTGTCAATAAGAATCAGATTCTTGAATTACAAAAGCATTTTAGTGGAAAATATGTCTTAACATTATCCGATAAAATTAAGACTAAAATTGAAACAGGACTCAAATTTGGAGATAATATTAAAAATATCTTACAAATATAA